From a single Bacillus pseudomycoides DSM 12442 genomic region:
- a CDS encoding oxidoreductase, translating to MKKIGVGIVGFGFSSTTFHIPLLQTIDEYDIRAIVSSKEEVVKQALPTVQVVNTIEELVEREDIDLVVITSPNTTHFPFVKEAIVHGKHVVVEKPFVVSVEEGEELIRLAKEHNVFVSVYHNRRFDNDFLTIKKLIEEKQIGNVYTYEAHFDRFRPHVRERWREKNLPGSGILYDLGSHLIDQALHLFGKPDAVSADIVKQRPGAETDDYFHIVLYYGIKRVILHSSSYVKHAGPHFSVHGDKGSIVKYGMDSQEDQLKAGMKPGDIGYGEDSESNFAVLETEEEVKHIPTEVGCYEMYYKGIRDSIVNGMQPPVTAEEGLQVIQLIQLAIESSETGRVISL from the coding sequence ATGAAAAAAATAGGAGTAGGGATTGTAGGATTTGGATTTTCAAGTACAACATTTCACATCCCTTTATTACAAACGATTGATGAATATGATATTCGCGCTATTGTATCTTCGAAAGAAGAAGTAGTAAAGCAGGCATTACCAACTGTGCAAGTTGTTAACACAATTGAAGAATTGGTAGAACGAGAAGATATTGATCTTGTTGTTATTACGTCACCAAATACAACGCATTTTCCATTTGTAAAAGAAGCTATTGTACATGGAAAACATGTCGTTGTAGAAAAGCCATTTGTTGTTTCAGTTGAAGAGGGTGAAGAACTTATTAGATTGGCGAAAGAGCATAATGTCTTTGTTAGTGTTTATCATAATCGCCGCTTTGATAATGATTTTTTAACAATAAAGAAATTAATTGAGGAAAAACAAATTGGAAATGTGTATACATATGAAGCGCATTTTGATCGCTTCCGTCCTCATGTACGTGAGCGCTGGCGTGAAAAGAACTTACCAGGATCGGGGATTTTATACGATCTAGGATCGCATTTAATTGACCAGGCATTACATTTATTCGGAAAACCAGATGCTGTTAGTGCGGATATAGTAAAGCAACGACCTGGGGCAGAAACGGATGATTATTTCCATATTGTACTTTACTATGGAATCAAGCGTGTCATTTTACATAGTAGTAGTTATGTGAAACATGCAGGCCCTCATTTTAGTGTTCATGGGGATAAAGGCTCAATTGTTAAATATGGTATGGATTCACAAGAAGACCAATTAAAAGCTGGTATGAAGCCAGGTGATATAGGATATGGAGAAGATAGTGAAAGTAATTTTGCTGTTTTAGAAACAGAAGAAGAAGTGAAGCATATTCCAACAGAAGTGGGATGCTATGAAATGTATTATAAAGGAATTCGAGATAGTATAGTAAATGGTATGCAACCTCCTGTAACAGCTGAAGAGGGTTTACAGGTGATTCAACTTATTCAATTGGCAATTGAAAGTAGTGAAACAGGTAGAGTTATCTCACTATAA